Genomic DNA from Rhodothermales bacterium:
GTCGCGGCGCGACTCCTCGCTGATCGGCCCCGCGCTCGACCTGCTCGGCCGGATCGTGCAGCGGGATCCGCCGAACGAGGAAGCCTTTCTGATGCTGGGCGAACTGCAGATCGCCGCGGGGTCGTTTCAGGCGGCGGGGGCATCCATCTACCAGGCCCTCACGATCAACCCGCGTTCCCCCATCCAGTGGAATCGTGCCGCGTGGGCCTATCTGCAGGGCGGGACGCCCGAGGAGGCCGCCCGGGTGGCCGATGAGGCGCTGATCCTTTTTCCCGGCGATGCCGAACTCCTTCGCATCGCCGGCCTCGCGTGGCTCGAACTCTACAAAAACGACGAGGCCATCGACCGCCTCGAACAGGCGCTGGCCCTGATGCCCGCCACCGCCGGCACCGCCGAGCAAACCAGCGACATCCTGGCCGCGCTGGGGTTGCTGCACGAGCGCAAGGGCGATCTCGCCGCGTCGGATGCGTTTTACGAACGCGCCCTCGAGGCCGATCCGAACAACGCGCTGGCCCTCAACAACTTCGCGTTCAGCCTCGCCTCGCGCGGCGAACAACTCAAGAAGGCGCGGCGGTACGCCGAACAGGCCGTGGCAACTTCCCCCGGCAATCCGTCGTTTCTGGACACCCTCGCCTGGGTGCATTATGCGGCGGGCGACTATCAGAAAGCCCTCAGCGTGCTGGAAGACGCCCTGTCGCTCCGTGGCGCCGGCGCCGCCGTGCACGAGCATCTGGGCGACGTCCTCATGAAGCTCGGCCGGCAGGCCGAGGCGCGGGCGGCCTGGGAAAAAGCGCTCCAGATGGCGCCGGGGACCGCCACGCTCGAATCCAAACTCGGCCGCTGACCGGCCATCCCCTTCCGGCACACCGACGGGCCTCCAACCGATTCCCATGCATCGCATTTCCCTTTTCGATACCCGCTACCGGCTCCTGCTCGCCATCGTCCTGGTGACGACCGTCGCCGGCTGTTCCGGCGCGCGCAAAACGATCGAGGAGTCGAGCGGCGACTTCCCGCATCACTCCATGACCGAGATCCAGTCGGCCCTCGCCCTCGCGCAGCCGACGACGGTCAAGGCCTACCACGCCGAGACTGCGCTCTCGGTGCGGTCACCGGTGCAGAGCGGGTCCTTTTCGGCGGACATCCAGCACCGGCAGAACGACAGCCTTCTGATCTCGGTAAGCCCGGGGTTCGGTATCGTGGCGGTCCGCGCGCTCATCACGCGGGACAGCGTGTTCATCCACGACCGGATCAACCGGGAGCTGAGCTACGGCTCCATCCTCGATGTCGGCCGCTTTCTTCCGCTCCCGGCAGACCCCGCCGCCCTGTACAGCGCGATGCTCGGGATGCTCATGCCGGAATCGAATATCCCCTGGGTGCTGTCCAACGCCGGCGGATACTACATCTTCAAACAGCCCGACGGACGCCGCTCGTTTACGATCGACCCCCAGCTCTGGCATGTGGTGCGGTACGAGGAGCGCGATTCGGACGGCGGATTGGTCGAAGAGAGAACATTTTCCGAGTTCGAGCGCTACACAGACGGTTATCTGCCGCGCCGGCTGACGTTCCGGCGCCCCGGTGACGAAACTGCCGCTTCTCTATATTACCGTAAGCTTACGCTCAATCCGACCGACCTGCGGTTCGATTTCAGGGTAAGCGATTCGGTTCGACGCATTCCGCTGCATCAATAACGCGACGCCGTGGTCACGAACGTTTCGCACACACTTGTCGTCCTGCTCTTTTTCGCCGCCCTCCTGGCCGGCGGGGCCCGGGCGCAATCCCGTCAGGACACCGAAAAACGATTGCGCGCGCTGCAGGATCAGATGACGCTCGACGTCATCCGGCTGTCCGAAACCGAGGAGCTCGAAAAAGCGTCGCTTCAGACGCTCAACGACATCGAGCGCCAGATCGCCGTTCGAACCGAACTGATCGCCACCAATGAACTGCTGCTCAACCAGATCCAGCAGTCGCGCGATTCGATTGCGGCGTCGATGCGCGAACTGGAGGAGGAACTGAGCTACCACCGCAAGATCTACCAGGAGCGCGCGGTGCACGCGTACAAATACGGCCGGCTTCACGATGTCGCCCTCATCCTCGCGGCCCGGTCGATCAACCAGATGCTGATTCGCGTGCGGTACCTCTCCCGTTTCGCGGACGACCGCAAGAGCCGGCTGAGCGAGATCCAGAAAGCCAGCGACGCCATCGAGGCCCGCCGCGCCCAGATCGCCGAAAACGAATCGAAGGCCCAGGAACTCATCACCCAGTACCGGACCGAGGCCGAGAACATGAAATCCCTCCGCGCCAAACGCAACGAGGTGATATCCGAACTGCGGTCCCAGCGGACGAGCATCCAGAAGGAGCTGGAGCAAAAACAGCGGGAGGAGCAGGAGCTGCAGTCGCTGGTCCGCAACATCATCAACAACGAGAGCAACCGCCGGGCGGCGCTGCCCGTCGATGCCGCGACGGCGGCGGCCAACGCCGAGCTTTCGGGGCTCTTTTCAGCCAACAAGGGCAAAATCCCCTGGCCGGCCGAAGGCGTCGTCACCGAGCCTTTCGGGCAGATCGTGAACCCGCTGTACGGCACCGTGACCAGCAACCCGGGCATCCTCATCTCGACGACGGCCTCGGCCCAGGTCAACGCCGTGTTCGACGGGGAAGTCAGCGAGATCTACCCGATGCCCGAGTTCGGGCGCGTCATCACCATCAACCACGGGGAGTTCACGACGCTGTACGGCAACCTTTCGCTGCTCTACGTCGAGGCCGGCACCCCCGTGAAGGCCGGCCAGCTGATCGGCCGCGCGGGCACCGACGCCGAGCCCAAAGGCAACGCCGTTTTCTTCGCCATCTTCAAGAGCGGCGCCGAGATCGATCCCCAGACGTGGCTTCGCCGGCGGTAACCGTTCCCGGTCCGGCGTCTTGCAATCCCATCCGGCCGGCGTTAACATTCCGCTCGTTCTTCACAGAAGATTTCGCCGCGTGTGAGATCCTCACCCGGCGCGGTGGGTACATCCACCCGATCGTTTAAACATCCGACAGCAATCCAGAGCAGATATGGCTTCTCCTACGTACGACGTCGTCGTCATCGGCACAGGCCCCGGCGGATATGAAACCGCCATCCGCGCCACCCAGCTCGGCTTCAAAACAGCCGTCATCGAAAAGAACAAACTGGGCGGCGTGTGCCTCAACGTGGGATGCATCCCGACGAA
This window encodes:
- a CDS encoding DUF4292 domain-containing protein, whose translation is MHRISLFDTRYRLLLAIVLVTTVAGCSGARKTIEESSGDFPHHSMTEIQSALALAQPTTVKAYHAETALSVRSPVQSGSFSADIQHRQNDSLLISVSPGFGIVAVRALITRDSVFIHDRINRELSYGSILDVGRFLPLPADPAALYSAMLGMLMPESNIPWVLSNAGGYYIFKQPDGRRSFTIDPQLWHVVRYEERDSDGGLVEERTFSEFERYTDGYLPRRLTFRRPGDETAASLYYRKLTLNPTDLRFDFRVSDSVRRIPLHQ
- a CDS encoding peptidoglycan DD-metalloendopeptidase family protein, translating into MVTNVSHTLVVLLFFAALLAGGARAQSRQDTEKRLRALQDQMTLDVIRLSETEELEKASLQTLNDIERQIAVRTELIATNELLLNQIQQSRDSIAASMRELEEELSYHRKIYQERAVHAYKYGRLHDVALILAARSINQMLIRVRYLSRFADDRKSRLSEIQKASDAIEARRAQIAENESKAQELITQYRTEAENMKSLRAKRNEVISELRSQRTSIQKELEQKQREEQELQSLVRNIINNESNRRAALPVDAATAAANAELSGLFSANKGKIPWPAEGVVTEPFGQIVNPLYGTVTSNPGILISTTASAQVNAVFDGEVSEIYPMPEFGRVITINHGEFTTLYGNLSLLYVEAGTPVKAGQLIGRAGTDAEPKGNAVFFAIFKSGAEIDPQTWLRRR